The Synechococcus sp. WH 8101 sequence AGGGAGATCGAAATCGTGGAGCTGGTTGCGGAGGGACTCACCAATCAGGAAATCGCGGAACGCCTCACCATCAGCAAGCGCACGGTGGATAACCACGTCAGTAACGTGTTTACCAAAACCGGTGCCAAAAACCGGGTTGCCCTCCTGAACTGGGCCATGGATCACGGCAAAATCTGCCGCGATGGGTTCAATTGCTGCTCCCTGCCTGACGCGACACCCGGCGCGTCCTGATCGGCGAGCGGATCACCCGGGGGATCGCCAACAGAGAGCAATTCGCCAGAGATAGCTCAAACAGCGCGGCATAGTCTTCGCAGGCTTCCCTGCACCCTCCCATGAAGCGCAGGATGCCATCGCTGTCGTAAAGGCCATACATGGCCACCCCCTGCAGATTGCTCTGCGACCTGAGCCGGCGGCACCGACCCTGTCATTCAAATCTAAAGCAAATCAAAAGCTTTCAGCCACTCCCGGGGCCTGCTTGCCAGAGGCTGGTGCGCCAGCGCCGCATTGCTCCAACGATCGTCGCCCGTCAGCTCGCGACCACACCAGGGGGGAAGATCCAACGGCGCATCAGCCGCAGGCAATTCCACCTCCGCCAACACCAGCGGCGCATTCTCCGCTGCAA is a genomic window containing:
- a CDS encoding response regulator transcription factor; this translates as MAHGSDSGSPSIDLSTREIEIVELVAEGLTNQEIAERLTISKRTVDNHVSNVFTKTGAKNRVALLNWAMDHGKICRDGFNCCSLPDATPGAS